From a single Larimichthys crocea isolate SSNF chromosome XIII, L_crocea_2.0, whole genome shotgun sequence genomic region:
- the LOC104924398 gene encoding elongation factor 1-alpha isoform X2, giving the protein MGKEKIHINIVVIGHVDSGKSTTTGHLIYKCGGIDKRTIEKFEKEAAEMGKGSFKYAWVLDKLKAERERGITIDIALWKFETSKYYVTIIDAPGHRDFIKNMITGTSQADCAVLIVAAGVGEFEAGISKNGQTREHALLAYTLGVKQLIVGVNKMDSTEPPYSQKRFEEITKEVSAYIKKIGYNPATVAFVPISGWHGDNMLEASDKMSWFKGWKIERKEGGATGVTLLEALDSILPPTRPTDKPLRLPLQDVYKIGGIGTVPVGRVETGVLKPGMVVTFAPPNLTTEVKSVEMHHESLTEALPGDNVGFNIKNVSVKEIRRGNVTGDSKNDPPMAADNFTAQVIILNHPGQISQGYAPVLDCHTAHIACKFSELKEKIDRRSGKKLEDNPKALKSGDAAIITMVPGKPMCVESFSQYPPLGDFAVRDRRQTVADSVIK; this is encoded by the exons ATGGGAAAGGAAAAGATCCACATCAACATCGTGGTCATCGGCCATGTCGACTCCGGCAAGTCCACCACCACCGGCCACCTGATCTACAAATGCGGAGGAATCGACAAGAGAACCATCGAGAAGTTCGAGAAGGAGGCCGCCGAG ATGGGCAAGGGCTCCTTCAAGTACGCCTGGGTGCTGGACAAACTGAAGGCCGAGCGTGAGCGTGGTATCACCATCGACATCGCTCTGTGGAAGTTTGAGACCAGCAAGTATTACGTGACCATCATCGATGCCCCTGGACACAGGGATTTCATCAAGAACATGATCACTGGTACTTCTCAG GCTGACTGTGCCGTGCTGATCGttgctgctggtgttggtgaGTTCGAGGCTGGTATCTCTAAAAACGGTCAGACCCGCGAGCACGCTCTGCTGGCCTACACTCTGGGTGTAAAGCAGCTCATTGTTGGAGTCAACAAAATGGACTCCACTGAGCCCCCTTACAGTCAGAAACGTTTTGAGGAGATCACCAAGGAAGTGAGTGCCTACATCAAGAAGATCGGCTACAACCCCGCCACTGTTGCCTTTGTGCCCATCTCTGGATGGCACGGAGACAACATGTTGGAGGCCAGTGACAAG ATGAGCTGGTTCAAGGGTTGGAAGATCGAGCGTAAGGAGGGCGGCGCCACAGGTGTCACCCTGCTGGAGGCTCTCGACTCCATCCTGCCTCCCACACGCCCCACCGACAAACCTCTGCGCCTGCCTCTGCAGGACGTCTACAAGATTGGCG GTATTGGAACTGTCCCCGTCGGCCGTGTTGAGACCGGTGTCCTGAAGCCCGGTATGGTCGTCACCTTTGCTCCCCCCAACCTGACCACTGAGGTGAAGTCTGTGGAGATGCACCACGAGTCTCTGACTGAGGCTCTCCCCGGCGACAACGTCGGCTTCAACATCAAGAACGTGTCCGTCAAGGAAATCCGTCGTGGCAACGTGACCGGCGACAGCAAGAACGACCCACCCATGGCTGCTGACAACTTCACCGCCCAG GTCATCATCCTGAACCACCCCGGCCAGATCTCCCAGGGTTACGCTCCCGTGCTGGACTGCCACACCGCTCACATTGCCTGCAAGTTCAGCGAGCTCAAGGAGAAGATTGACCGTCGTTCCGGCAAGAAGCTTGAGGACAACCCCAAGGCTCTGAAGTCCGGAGACGCTGCCATCATCACCATGGTGCCTGGCAAACCCATGTGTGTTGAGAGCTTCTCCCAGTATCCTCCACTGGGTGA CTTCGCTGTGCGTGACAGGAGGCAGACTGTGGCCGACAGTGTCATCAAGTGA
- the LOC104924398 gene encoding elongation factor 1-alpha isoform X1, whose protein sequence is MGKEKIHINIVVIGHVDSGKSTTTGHLIYKCGGIDKRTIEKFEKEAAEMGKGSFKYAWVLDKLKAERERGITIDIALWKFETSKYYVTIIDAPGHRDFIKNMITGTSQADCAVLIVAAGVGEFEAGISKNGQTREHALLAYTLGVKQLIVGVNKMDSTEPPYSQKRFEEITKEVSAYIKKIGYNPATVAFVPISGWHGDNMLEASDKMSWFKGWKIERKEGGATGVTLLEALDSILPPTRPTDKPLRLPLQDVYKIGGIGTVPVGRVETGVLKPGMVVTFAPPNLTTEVKSVEMHHESLTEALPGDNVGFNIKNVSVKEIRRGNVTGDSKNDPPMAADNFTAQVIILNHPGQISQGYAPVLDCHTAHIACKFSELKEKIDRRSGKKLEDNPKALKSGDAAIITMVPGKPMCVESFSQYPPLGRFAVRDMRQTVAVGVIKSVDKKAASGGKVTKSAQKAEKKK, encoded by the exons ATGGGAAAGGAAAAGATCCACATCAACATCGTGGTCATCGGCCATGTCGACTCCGGCAAGTCCACCACCACCGGCCACCTGATCTACAAATGCGGAGGAATCGACAAGAGAACCATCGAGAAGTTCGAGAAGGAGGCCGCCGAG ATGGGCAAGGGCTCCTTCAAGTACGCCTGGGTGCTGGACAAACTGAAGGCCGAGCGTGAGCGTGGTATCACCATCGACATCGCTCTGTGGAAGTTTGAGACCAGCAAGTATTACGTGACCATCATCGATGCCCCTGGACACAGGGATTTCATCAAGAACATGATCACTGGTACTTCTCAG GCTGACTGTGCCGTGCTGATCGttgctgctggtgttggtgaGTTCGAGGCTGGTATCTCTAAAAACGGTCAGACCCGCGAGCACGCTCTGCTGGCCTACACTCTGGGTGTAAAGCAGCTCATTGTTGGAGTCAACAAAATGGACTCCACTGAGCCCCCTTACAGTCAGAAACGTTTTGAGGAGATCACCAAGGAAGTGAGTGCCTACATCAAGAAGATCGGCTACAACCCCGCCACTGTTGCCTTTGTGCCCATCTCTGGATGGCACGGAGACAACATGTTGGAGGCCAGTGACAAG ATGAGCTGGTTCAAGGGTTGGAAGATCGAGCGTAAGGAGGGCGGCGCCACAGGTGTCACCCTGCTGGAGGCTCTCGACTCCATCCTGCCTCCCACACGCCCCACCGACAAACCTCTGCGCCTGCCTCTGCAGGACGTCTACAAGATTGGCG GTATTGGAACTGTCCCCGTCGGCCGTGTTGAGACCGGTGTCCTGAAGCCCGGTATGGTCGTCACCTTTGCTCCCCCCAACCTGACCACTGAGGTGAAGTCTGTGGAGATGCACCACGAGTCTCTGACTGAGGCTCTCCCCGGCGACAACGTCGGCTTCAACATCAAGAACGTGTCCGTCAAGGAAATCCGTCGTGGCAACGTGACCGGCGACAGCAAGAACGACCCACCCATGGCTGCTGACAACTTCACCGCCCAG GTCATCATCCTGAACCACCCCGGCCAGATCTCCCAGGGTTACGCTCCCGTGCTGGACTGCCACACCGCTCACATTGCCTGCAAGTTCAGCGAGCTCAAGGAGAAGATTGACCGTCGTTCCGGCAAGAAGCTTGAGGACAACCCCAAGGCTCTGAAGTCCGGAGACGCTGCCATCATCACCATGGTGCCTGGCAAACCCATGTGTGTTGAGAGCTTCTCCCAGTATCCTCCACTGG gTCGCTTCGCTGTGCGTGACATGAGGCAGACCGTGGCCGTCGGTGTCATCAAGTCTGTCGATAAGAAGGCTGCCTCTGGTGGAAAGGTCACCAAGTCTGCACAGAAGGccgagaagaagaaatga
- the LOC104924414 gene encoding elongation factor 1-alpha, which yields MAKEKIHINIVVIGHVDSGKSTTTGHLIYKCGGIDKRTIEKFEKEAAEMGKGSFKYAWVLDKLKAERERGITIDIALWKFETTKYYVTIIDAPGHRDFIKNMITGTSQADCAVLIVAAGVGEFEAGISKNGQTREHALLAYTLGVKQLIVGVNKMDSTEPPYSQARFEEITKEVSTYIKKIGYNPKSVAFVPISGWHGDNMLEGSDKMNWFKGWKTECKEGNGSGTTLLEALDAILPPTRPTDKALRLPLQDVYKIGGIGTVPVGRVETGVLKPGMIVTFAPANLTTEVKSVEMHHESLPEALPGDNVGFNVKNVSIKEIRRGNVAGDSKNNPPQSSASFIAQVIVLNHPGQISAGYSPVLDCHTAHIACKFKELVEKIDRRSGKKLEDNPKFVKSGDACMVDMEPSKPMCVESFSDFPPLGRFAVRDMRQTVAVGVIKSVVKKDLGTGKVTKSAQKAGKKA from the exons ATGGCAAAGGAAAAGATCCACATCAACATCGTGGTCATTGGCCACGTGGACTCCGGCAAGTCCACCACCACCGGCCATCTGATCTACAAATGCGGAGGAATCGACAAGAGAACCATTGAGAAGTTCGAGAAGGAGGCCGCCGAG ATGGGCAAGGGCTCCTTCAAGTACGCCTGGGTGCTGGACAAACTGAAGGCCGAGCGTGAGCGTGGTATCACCATCGACATCGCTCTGTGGAAGTTTGAGACCACGAAGTACTACGTGACCATCATCGACGCCCCTGGACACAGGGACTTCATCAAGAACATGATCACTGGTACCTCTCAG GCTGACTGTGCCGTGCTGATCGttgctgctggtgttggtgaGTTCGAGGCTGGTATTTCCAAGAACGGCCAGACCCGTGAGCACGCCCTGCTGGCCTACACCCTTGGTGTGAAGCAGCTCATCGTTGGAGTCAACAAGATGGACTCCACCGAGCCCCCATACAGCCAGGCCCGTTTCGAGGAAATCACCAAGGAAGTGAGCACCTACATCAAGAAGATCGGCTACAACCCCAAAAGCGTTGCCTTTGTCCCCATCTCTGGATGGCACGGAGACAACATGCTTGAGGGCAGTGACAAG ATGAACTGGTTCAAGGGATGGAAAACTGAGTGCAAGGAAGGTAACGGCAGTGGAACCACCCTGTTGGAGGCTCTTGATGCCATCCTCCCACCGACGCGTCCCACCGACAAGGCCCTCCGTCTGCCCCTGCAGGATGTCTACAAAATTGGCG GTATCGGAACTGTACCTGTCGGCCGTGTTGAGACTGGTGTCCTGAAGCCCGGTATGATCGTCACCTTTGCTCCCGCCAACCTGACCACTGAGGTGAAGTCTGTGGAGATGCACCACGAGTCTCTGCCAGAGGCTCTCCCCGGCGACAACGTCGGCTTCAATGTCAAGAACGTGTCCATCAAGGAAATCCGCAGAGGAAACGTGGCTGGTGACAGCAAGAACAATCCTCCCCAGTCGTCTGCAAGTTTCATAGCCCAG gtcatCGTCCTGAACCATCCTGGCCAGATTTCTGCAGGATACTCCCCCGTGCTGGACTGCCACACAGCTCACATTGCCTGCAAGTTCAAGGAGCTCGTTGAGAAGATCGACCGTCGTTCCGGTAAGAAGCTTGAAGACAACCCCAAGTTTGTCAAATCCGGAGACGCCTGCATGGTCGACATGGAACCCTCAAAACCCATGTGTGTTGAGAGCTTCTCCGACTTTCCTCCGCTGG gacGTTTTGCTGTGCGTGACATGAGGCAGACTGTGGCTGTTGGTGTCATCAAGTCCGTCGTGAAGAAGGACCTCGGCACTGGAAAGGTCACCAAATCTGCACAGAAGGCTGGAAAGAAGGCATGA